The DNA window CAGTCCTTGCTCTCGGCTTCAGTTTTCCCACATTCGCTTGATCCGGAAAGTCTGCAGCTTTCCGGATGACTGTTTTCAGCGTTCCGTGCAGGAAAGGCAGGGATCGATGCTGTTGACGATCATGGCGATATCCGCGACCTTGGCGTCCTGCAGCATGAAGCGAAGGCCGTCCCAGTTCATGAAGGTCGGCACACGCCATTTGACGCGCTCAGGCTGCGGCGTGTCGTTGGTACGGAGATAGTAGATCACCTCGCCGCGCGGTGCTTCGCTGCGGGTGACCGCCTGCCCCGGCGGGATGTCGGGGCGGTCGTTGATGTTGGTCGGGCCGCCGGGCAGGTCGCGCAGGCAGGCGCGCAGCAGGTTGATCGAGGTCAGAATCTCCTCGAGACGAACCATGGCGCGCGACCAGACGTCGCCGTCGGTGGCGCTGTGCACCACGAGCGGAAGGCGATCGTAGGCGGCGTAGGGCGCGGCGCGGCGCACGTCATATTCGATGCCAGACGCGCGGGCCACCGGGCCGACGACGCCGCACATGATGGCGTCGGCATGGCTGAGCACGCCCACGCCCTTGGTGCGACGCAGGATGGAGCCGTTGGACTTGAAGGTCTTGATGATGTCCTTCGTCTCGGTCTCGATCTTGTCGATGGCGCCCTTGATATAGGCGATCGTCTTGTCGTCGAGGTCGTAGCGGACGCCACCGATGCACATGGCGCCGATGTCCTGGCGGTTGCCGAAGATCGACTCCACCATGTCCTGGCCGATCTCACGGACCTGCATCATGTGCATGAAGTAGGTCTCGTAACCGACGAGGTGCACCAGAAGCGCCACGTTGAACAGGTGCGAGGTGATGCGCTTCATCTCGTCCGCGACGACGCGGAGGTAGATGCCGCGCTCGGGTACCTCGATGCCGGCGATCTTCTCGGCCGCCATGGCGAAGGTTTGCGGATGGCTGTTGGAGCAGAGCGAGCAGATGCGCTCGGTCAGCACCACGTTCTGGTACATCGTCCGCTTGGTGGTGAGATACTCGATGCCGCGGTGGGCGTGCCCCGCGTTGATATCGACATGGCTGACGGTTTCGCCATGCACGTCGATCTTGAAATACATCGGTTCCTCGAGGGCCACATGCAGCGGGCCGACGGGAATGCTGAAGGTCTCGGGTACGTTGTTCGTGCTCATGCTGCACCCTTCTTTCCGGCGAGGAGGCGTTCCCACAGGCCCTTGGTGCTGGCGGCGTTGACCAGCGTCGAGAACGGGATCAGCCGCTCGAGGACGGCGCCATCGACCGACGCGTCGAGGAACAGGCGACGCGGATCGGGATGATCGGTCACCGAGACGGCGTAGAGTTCCATCATCTCGCGCTCATGCCAGTCGGCGTTGCGGAACAGAGGTGTCAGCGACGGGATGCTGCCGCCCTGCGGCACGTAGGCGATGATGGTGAGGGCGTCGCCGGCGATATCGAAGTGATAGTCGATCTCGTAGGAGGTGCCGTCGAACGGCGTGCCGCCGAACGTCTTGGGCGTCTCCTTGGGCGCTGCCTCGGCTTTTTCCTCGCCGTCCTCGCTATCCTCGTCTTCTTCCTCCTCCTCTTCGGGGACGGAAGGCTGGGCGCAGGTAATCATGGACAGGCGGGCACCCATCTCCAGCAGCAGGGCGGCGACGGGTTTGAGGTCGGCGGTGTCGGCGAGGCCGAGCCAGGCGACAGTGACACCATGGCTGTCGGTCTCGGCGGAATACTCGACGCCGGCCGGCGCCGCGGCGGTGAGGCGGGCTTCCAGGTCTTGCGGTAAGCGGCTCATGCTGGGACCTTCCGGTTCTTGAGATACTTGGCGCGGCACTTCGGGCAGCGCGCGCGCACCTCACTATATTCCTCGGGGCTGAGCGGCGGCTTGGCATTCTTGACCATCGGCGCCGTGTTGAGCGCGGTGGCGCCACAGTCCACGCAGGTCTGATTGGGGATCAGGCCGTGCTCGACCATCTCGAACTTGTCGGCGTTCGCGTGGGCGAGGTTCCAGTCGTTGGTCTGGTGGATGGCGTCCGTCGGGCAATAGAACTCGCAATTGCCGCAGAACACGCAGGTGTTGTGCCAGCAATCGAAGGTCATGCCGTCGGACGTCTTGGCAAAGCGGATGGCGTTGGCCGGGCAAACGCGCTCGCAAATGCGGCAACCCTCGCAGCTCTCCGCCTTGAATTCGATACGGCCGCGCAAACGGTCAGGCGTGAAGGCCGGGCCGAAGGGGAAGGCCTCGGTCTGCGGACCCTGTATCAGGTTGCGGGCGAAAATCGTCAGGAAGTTCATCTTGGGACCTTTCCTCAGAGACGCTCGCGCCAGATTTCGATGGCCTTGGCGACGCCGGCGATGATCGCCTGCGGCCGGGGCGGACAGCCGGGCACGTTAACATCGATCGGAATGTACTGGTCGATCGGTGCCAGCACGGCGTAGCTTTCGCGGAAGATGCCGCCGGAGATCGGACAGACGCCGACCGCCACCGTTACCTTCGGATCGGGGATCTCCTCATAGAGCCGCAGCACCGCGTCCTTGACGCGGACGGTGAGCGGACCGGAGATCAGCACGATATCGGCGTGCTTGGGGCTACCGCAGTACTGGCAGCCAAGCCGCTCGACGTCGTAGCGGGGGATCAGCGCGGTGACCGCCATCTCCACGTCGCAGCCGTTGCAGGAGCCGGCGTTGATCCGGTAGAGCCAGGGCGACCGCGTGGCGATCTTCTTGAAATCGGGTATCAGGCCCATCTAGCCCTCCTCAGACCACAACGACGACTGCGAGGCTCGCCACGGCGAGCAGCAGCGGCCACTTCAGAAAGAACACGAAGGCCTGATCGATGCGCATGCGGCCCATGGAAAGGCGTACCACGGTGATGCCGACTAGCATCATCACCGCCATCTTGATCAGCCATACCAGGAGGCCACCGATCAACAGCGAGGGCGCCGCCGGGAAGAACAGTGCGATGCCGAGGCCGAGCACAACGACCTTCTTCAGGGCCGACATCATCTTGAACAGCGCCAGCACGGGGCCGGAGTACTCAAGCAGCGGGCCTTCCAGCACTTCGGTCTCGGCCTCCGGGATATCGAAGGGAACGATGCCGAGGTTGGCCGGATAGAAGAAGCAGAAGGCGGCGACCGCCGGCCACATCACTGGATCGAACAGGAAGGAACCGTGGGCCTGCTGATAGGCGATGATGTCGTTCAGCGAGAAGGTGGCCCAACCGCCCATGCCAACGCCGGTACGAATGGCAACGGCGGCGGCGATCAGCACCAGCGGGCCTTCGTAGGCGATCATCAGGGCCATCTCGCGGGAGAAGCCGATGGCGCCATAGGGCGAGCCGGAGGCCGAGCCGGCGATCATCAGCACGATGCCGGGGATCATCAGCAGGTAGAGCAGCACCAGAAGATTGCCGATGGCGGCATCCGGCGCATAGACCGAGGTGATCGGCACCAGGGCGGCGGCGATCAGCATCGAAACGACGCCGACCAGCGGGGTGTAGAGAAACACCGTCTGGTTGGCGGCGGCCGGCACCATGGTGCGCTTGAAGCCGAGCTTGACGATGTCGAAGAACGGCTGCAGCAGCGGCGGTCCGACACGGCTCTGAAGACGGGCGGCGACGCGACGGTCGACACCCTTCAGTGCGAGGCCGAACACGAGGGCGAACACTCCACCTGGGAAGAGGAGCACCGCCAGCAAGATAGCGATCTGGTTGGACATTGTTGGTCTCTCCTCTCCCGTCAATGCTGCTCTTTGGCCTTGGTGGGCTTAGCCACCAGGAGGCCGCGGATGGCAGCGGTCGGGGACTCGAACAGGTTGGCGGTGCCAACACGGCCGCCGGCTTCCGGCAGGAAGTCGTTGGGTGTGGCGCCGGCGAAGTGCAGGCCGCTCTTCTGGATGCCGCGATGAGCAAGACGCATCCAGGGGATGAAGACAGCGGCGACGATCAGCACCAGCAGGCTCAGGGCGAACGGGCTCCAGCCACCGGCGCCCGGCAGCGGGCCGAACAGCGAGGCGTCGATCGGGGTGAGGCCGAGTTCGGCCTGCATCTTGGCGATCGGCACCAGGGCAAGGCCCGGGAAGAAGCCGAGCAGAACGCTGGCAGCTACCAAGACGCCCATCGGCAGCAGCATGGACAGCGGCGCTTCCTCGGCCGCGAGGGCCTTCTGGGTCGGCGCGCCCATGAAGGCGGCGTGGGCGAACTTCAGCACGGCGGCCAGGGTGAACAGCGACGACACCATGGCACCGGTGGCGAGCGCCCAGTGGCCACTCTCGAAGGCGGCTGAGAAGATCATCCACTTCGAGGAGAAGCCGTTGAGCGGCGGCACACCGGCCAGCGACAGGCCGGCGAACAGGAAGAAGCCGAAGGTGATCGGCATCTTCCGGCCGAGGCCACCCAGTTCATCGAGCTGGCTGGCATGGCTCTTGACCATGACGGCGCCGGCCACGAGGAACAGCGTGTCCTTCAGGAACATGTGGTTGACGAAGTGGAACAGGCCGCCGGCGACACCGAGCGATGTGCCGAGGCAGAGCGCCATCAGCACGTAGCCGAGCTGGCTGACGGTGGAGTAGATCAGCAAGAGCTTGATGCCGTTCTGAACCACCGCCATGGCACCGGCATAGACGACGGTGATGCCGGCAATGATGGCGATGATGTCGATCAGCGCCGGAACGCCACCGATCTCGCCGCCAAGGCGCAGGAACACCGCGCTGCCGCCGAACAGGCTGAACAGCTTCAGAACACCCCACGGACCCGACTTCAGCAGGACTGCCGAGATGTAGCCCGAGACCGGCGTTGGCGCGAGGGCCGGGTGCATCTGCACGTCGATACGGACGGGCAGCATGGCGGCCTTCATGACGAGACCGATGAACACCGGGATGATGCCGAGGGCCAGCGTGGCGAGCGGCATGTCCAGCGCCTTCTGGCCGATCCCGACGAGATCGAAGGTGCCAGCGTGAGCGGCGAGCACTGCGACGCCCAGGAACATGAAGGAGGCGCCGATGGTGTTGAAGAAGAAGTACTTGAAGCCTTCCTTCCGCGCCTCGTCGTTCTCCTCATGGACGATGGCCGCCCAGAGTGCCCAGCTCGACATCAACTCCCAGAAACCGAAGAAGGTGAAGATGTCTTTGGCCGCCGTCATGCCCAGAAGGCCGGCGATCATGATGCCAAAGGCGGCAAAGAAGCGCGGCTGGGCGTGGTTGTGGGCGAGGTAGGCGGTGGCGTGCAGCATGTTGAGCGCGCCAACACCGGCGATCAGCACGGCGAACCAGAAGGACAGCGTGTCGTAGGCCGGAGCGGTGAAGATCACCGCGAAGAAAGCCGCGACCAGGACCGCCACGGCGAGCCAGCCGGCCTGCTGGACGGACTTGCGGCCAACCAGCCAGACAACCACGGCGCCGAAGAAGGCGATGGTGGCCGGCAGCGTCCAACTCATGATCAACGACGGCAGCACGGCGGCGGCAAGGCCGCTGCGGGCAGCCACTTCGGCACCGACGGCACCGACGAGGTTGAGCTGGAAGGACGGCACGAAACCGCCGAAGATGATGGCAGCGGCGAGAACGCCGACGGCGATCAGCATCGGAAGCGGGGCTTCCTTGACGCCGGCTTCGCCCTTCCACGGATGGAAGAACAGCATGCCGACGACGCGGAGATAGTAGACGACGGCGATGATGCCGCCGACCAGCAGCCCGACAGCCACCTCATAGTGGCCGGCGTCGGCCGCCGCGTAGACCATCAGGAACTTCGAGACGAAGCCCGAGAAGGGCGGCAGGCCCATGATCGATACGGTGGCGAGCGCGTAGCAGCCGGCGGTGAACGGCATGACGCGGCCGATACCGGCGAGGTCGGCGATGTTGCGCCGGCCGGTCTGCATGATGAAGGCGCCGGCTGCGAAGAACAGCAAGGTCTTCATCACGGCGTGGTTGGTGACGTGCAGAAGGCTGGCGTCGGTAGCGAGCGCCGTGCCGATGCCGAGCACCGCGACGATCTCGCCGACCTGAGCGAGCGTCGAGAAGGCCAGCATCCGCTTGATCTCGGTCTCGAACAGGGCACGGATCTCGCCGTAAAGCAGCGTGATCAGGCCGAGGCTAATCAGCACGACCTTGAGGCTAAGGCCCCAACCGGTGAAGGTTGAGAGCGCCGGCACGCCGATGACGATGAACAGCACCTTGACGATGCCGAACACGCCGGCCTTGGTCAGGATACCGGAGAGCGGACCGGAGATCGACGACGGCGCGGCCGGATGGGCGATCGGCAGCCAGCTATGTACCGGCCATATGCCCGCCTTCACAGCGAAGCCGGCGAAGAAGCAGAGCGCGATGACGAGGCCGGCGAGCGGCGAGATCGTGCCGGCCTTTTCGGCCAAGGCGGCGAACTCGAACGAGCCGATCTGGGCGTGGGTGAGCAGGATGCCGAAGTGCATCAGATAGGCGCCGGAGGCGCACATCATGAAGTAGATCAGGCCGGCGCGCAGCGACTTCTGGTTCTGCTCGTGAATGACCAGGAAGTAGGAGGTCCAGGTCATCAGCTCCCAGTAGACGTAGAAGTTGCCCATCTCGTGCGCGGTGGTGAGGCCGAGCAGCGAGCCGATCATCAGGAAGGCGAAGAAGTAGTAGCGATTGGTCCACTCGGCGCGCGCCATGTAGCCGATCGAGTAGATGATCATCACGGCGGAGATGACGGCGAACACCAGCGCGAAGACGCGCGAGGCCGGGTCGAGGCTGGTGTCGAACACCACCAGGGCCAGCGTCGCGATGGCGAGGATCACGGCGCCGATGTCGCGGGCGCGGATCGAGACGTGGCCGAGGCCGTAGACGGCGAAGGCGCCGATGTAGGGCACCAGGACGAGCAGCGACCAGGGCGACTCGAATTCGGGAACCCCGGCGACGGCGCCGGCCAGCGCTTCAGCTACATGCTGGAAGGGCAGCGGGAACACCGAGATCAGCGCGGTGACGGCGGCGAGTGCCCAGGCGATCGGCAATGCGATGGTCGGAGCGGCATTCAGCTCAATGCGGCGCGCCGGATGCTCGAAGCAGACGCGCTGGATCACCACCAGATAATAGTAGGCGGCGACGATCGAGGCGGCGGTGCCGACCAGAGCAATGGCCCAATGGCCTTGCTCGATGGCTGCGTAGAGCACCAGGAACTTGGAGAAGGATCCCTTGAACGGCGACAGCCCCATGACCGAGAACATCCCGAAGCCGAACAGCGTCGAGGCCACCGGCATGCGGTGGCCGGAGCCGGCGAGGTCGTCGAGACGCGACGAGCCGGTGCGGCGGATGATGTACCAGCCGGCGGCGACCACGAGGCCGCGCATGACGATCTGATAGCCGAAGTGCATGTAGGCGCCGGTCAGGCCGGCTTCACCGCCGAGGCCAACACCGATCAGGACGTAACCGATCTCGGCGACGGTCGACCAAATGACGACACGCGTCAGGCTCGGCAGACTCATGAGAGCGGCGACTTCGCCGAAGAACAAGAAGATCGCGCCCATCCAGGCCAGCGCCGTCGGGTCGATCTGAGTGAGGGATAGCATGAGTGGAGATCCTTCCGCAGGCATGCATCTTAGCTGTCAGAGATGACGTTAATCGCAGCATCCACTAGGGTATGTCGGCTAGCCGACATATACGCATTTGCACGGCGCCAATGCTTTGTAGACTAAAGTAAAATTGATAATTATACTCAACATATTGTCGATCTGAAATAATCAGTAAAATCAGTATTATGCCCGGGCGGAGCCGATGGCCGGCATGAGAATGTGATGGCTTCCAAAAGGATTTAAACGGCTGTTTGCGGCGGTTTTCTAAGTAGTATGTCCGATACATCTTTGTGCATCCCCGCTATGCGGAATCCACGGGATTCCCTTTATTTGCGAGTGACTTGCAGCAGGCGGCGAAAAAATCCGTCATTTCACGGACAAGTATTTCCCCCGCGATGGCGATTGGGATAGATGAATGGACTGGATCTGAAAGGAATTGCCGATGCATGAAACGGCGGTGGTCGAGGGCCTGATGCGCATTCTGACCGAGCATGGCAAGCAGAACGGCGTCGACCGGGTCGTCGCGGTGAAGCTCAAGATCGGCCGCCTGCGCGGCATCGACAGCCGCCAGATCCGGCTGGCCTTCGAGATCTTCGCAGAGGGTACGCTGGCAGAGGGCGCTCGGCTCGACATCGACGATGTCGCCGTGACGGCGAAGTGCCGAACTTGCGGCACCGTGTTCGAAGTGGAGAAATACCACTTCGTCTGTTCGGGTTGCGGTGGCTCGGACGCCGACGTGCTGACCGGACGTGAGCTCTACATCGAGAGCTTCGAGGCGGCGAAGACCTGAGAGACCGTTTGGAAATTCTACTCCGGCGGTCGTCTAGAGCATTTCTGGTGAAAACAGGTTCACCAGAAATGCTCTAGCTCTTTGTCTGGGCGCAATTTCGAACGCAAAACCGGTTCCCACTTTTGCTGAAATTGCTCTAGCTCGACTTTCTGTGCTTCCGGTGCTCACGAACAGGAAGTTCGCTCCGCTCCGGTTCTCGAAAGCCGCGCCAGCCGACTCCCCGGAGCGAATTTCGAAACGGTCTCTGACGACCGATCAGGAGTGGCCCGTCGCCTGCCGCCGCTCGGCGAGGCGATCGACGATCCATTGTGTCCAGGCGTTGAGGCCGTCGCCCTTCTTGGCCGACACTTCCAGGACCGGGCCGGGACCGTGGACGCGGCCGATGGCGGCGCGGGCCCGTTCGGTGGAGAATTCCTCGATGGCCGGCAACAGGTCGGTCTTGGTGATCAGCACCAGTTCTGCCTTGCGGAAGATCACCGGATACTTGTCCGGCTTGTCGTCGCCTTCGGTCACTGACAGCAGCACCACGTCATGATGCTGGCCGACGTCGAAGTCGGCGGGGCAGACGAGGTTGCCGACATTTTCCACGAACAGCACGTCGATGTTATCGAGGTCGAGAACGTGCAGAGCGTCGTGGATCATCACCGCGTCGAGATGGCAGGTGACGCCGGTGGTGATCTGCACCGCTGGTACGCCATGGCGACGGATACGGTCGGCGTCGTTTTCGGTCTCGAGGTCACCCTCGATGACTGCGATACGGATGTTCTTCGGCAACGCGGCGATGGTCGCCTCGAGAAGTTGCGTCTTGCCAGAGCCGGGCGACGACATCAGGTTGATCGACAGCACGCCGTGAGCGTTGAGATGCTCGCGGACGTGGGAGGCGATCCGGTCGTTCTCCGACAAGAGGTTCTCGACGACGGGAATGGTGGTGGTGGCGGCCTTGTTGCCGCAGCCGCAGTCGCTGCACATGATCGGAAAACTCCTGAAATGGGGCGTCAGCGGACGTCGGCGAGTTCACGGCGCAAGCGGCCGAGATCGGAGATCACCATTGAGCCGCCGCCGAAGCGGTAGAGGATGCCCGAGCGGACAAGCTCGGCGATAACGGTGGAGACTGATTGCCGCGTCGCGCCGATCTGCATGGCAAAATCTTCGGCGTTGGGCAACTGGTCGATGACGATGCCTTCATCCGCGGTACGACCGATCCGGTCGGCGGTATCGCAAAGCGCGCGGATCAGGCGGTGCTTGACGCCATGGAAAGCAATGTCCTCGATCATTCGGACCGATTTCTGAGCCAGACGGTCAAGGGCCGGCAGTACGGCCAGCGCCAACTCCGTCTCGGCCAGCGCCAACTGGCGGAAGGCGGCGGGCGAGGCGAGCACAATGTCGGCGGCGGTGCGCACCTCCAGCATGGTGCCAGAGTTGAGGTAGATGGCATCGCCAGCTTCGAGCATATAGAGCGTCAGCTCCTTGCCTTCGAAGGAGGTAAAGCAGCGCAGACGGCCGGAGCGAACGATCAGCAGATCGCCATCGGCTGCTTCATCACCGCTGTAGACGATGTGACCAGCGCGCATCGACCGCTGACTGAGCAGGCGGCCATGGCCGTCCTTCAGAAGGCGTTCGACGATGGCGATGAGCGGATTGTCGGTCTGCATGGCTTTCCAGGGACAGGCTCGGACGTGCGCGTGTTGGAACAGTGTCGCATACGGCAAACTACGTGTCTCTTACTAAAGAGAATAGTCCGAAGCCGCTCAGCGTTTCAAGTTTGGCTATGTTATTCCAGACATTGGTTTTTCATGGTCTGGGTTACCGTATTTGCATGGTGAGGCTTGCCGGGCTCCTCAGATGTCGCCGGCCCTATACTTTGGTCGTAGGCGGTGACCAGATGGCGCCGCGTAGCGTGAACAGGATGTATCCCAAAAACGCGACCGCCCAGCTCCAGCGAGCCAGTGGGATCAGCGTTTCGTAAAGCGCGAAATCCAAGGCCGCGCCGACGCGAGCAATGGCCGCGCCAGCGATCGCCACATAAATGACGTCGGCAAGCAGCGACGGCATCAACGATCGCTTGTCTTTCTTGCGAACGATCGAGGTGGCGATGCCGATGGCCAGCGTTGCGAGACCACCGACTGCGAAGGCGTGAATGACGGCGAACGGAGAGATGTCGGCGACGCCGAGATCCATCAGCGCCAGCAGCAGGAAGGCCAGTCGTTTCCACAGGAGGCCGACCGCCAGGATGACGCAACCGGCATAAGGCTTGATGCGCCAGGGCTCTATATGGACAAACCAGGCCATGCCGAACAGGAAGGCGGCGAGCGCCGGCCAGCCGGCGTTCCAGCCAAGGCCCCAGAGGGCGAGCGCCAGGATAGTGAAAGCGCGTTGTGGCAGGGCGATCAAAGCCGGCACGGGGGCAAGCTTGGGATAGCCGGCGCGTTCACGCGCCACCGCCAGCACGGCAATGCCGATGCGGTTCGACACCTCAATGCAGATCAGCACGATCACGGCGAGGCCGGCCATGGTGGCCTCAGGCCAGCTGTGCAGGAAGGCGGCGATGCCGATCACGGCATGGAGGGCGGCGAGAGCGAGGATCGGCAGCGTCTCCGCCGTCTTGCCGGGCGGCGTTGTGGAGAGCAGCAGCACGACGCCGGACAGCGTTGCCAGAGCCCGCAGAACGCCGCCGGTTTCAAGATCGACGCAGCCCCAGAAAAAGGCGACGGTGTGCGCGGCAAGTACCGCCCAGAGCACCGGCATGGGTGTGATCGGCTTGCCGATCCAGCGCGGCAGCGCCACGGTCAGAAAGCCGAACAGCTGGATGCTGAAGAAGCCGAAGATAAGTTCGTTCTGATGGGTGGCAATGTCGCCGATTCCAGGTCCGATCGCCCTGATGGCCGTCAGCGCCGCCAGGACAAAGGCGACGCGGAACGGGTCGGGCCTCGTCATGCCATCTCCACGCGGGCACTCCCAGGCTGGCCGCGCGTGAAGCCATCGACGAGTTCGCCGGGAAGGTCGAGCGCCTTCAGCGCGGCAAGGGTTTCGGTCCGGCTGGCACGGCCATCGAGCAGCGCTCGGTAAAGGCGGCTGACCGCCACCATATCGACGGTGTGCGGCGACAGCCGCAGCCGCCGGATGCCGAGGTTGGCTAGATCGTCCGGCGTCGGGCAGAAAGCTTCGACCCCGCTCGACAGCGTCTGGATGCCGTTGATGGCCAGGAAACGCTGGCCGTCCAGTGTGTCGACGGGCAGGCCGTCCGGATCGCGATCGCAGACGAACTGGCAGCCGTCCTTGTGCAGGCCG is part of the Pleomorphomonas sp. PLEO genome and encodes:
- a CDS encoding nickel-dependent hydrogenase large subunit, with the protein product MSTNNVPETFSIPVGPLHVALEEPMYFKIDVHGETVSHVDINAGHAHRGIEYLTTKRTMYQNVVLTERICSLCSNSHPQTFAMAAEKIAGIEVPERGIYLRVVADEMKRITSHLFNVALLVHLVGYETYFMHMMQVREIGQDMVESIFGNRQDIGAMCIGGVRYDLDDKTIAYIKGAIDKIETETKDIIKTFKSNGSILRRTKGVGVLSHADAIMCGVVGPVARASGIEYDVRRAAPYAAYDRLPLVVHSATDGDVWSRAMVRLEEILTSINLLRACLRDLPGGPTNINDRPDIPPGQAVTRSEAPRGEVIYYLRTNDTPQPERVKWRVPTFMNWDGLRFMLQDAKVADIAMIVNSIDPCLSCTER
- a CDS encoding NADH-quinone oxidoreductase subunit C, producing MSRLPQDLEARLTAAAPAGVEYSAETDSHGVTVAWLGLADTADLKPVAALLLEMGARLSMITCAQPSVPEEEEEEDEDSEDGEEKAEAAPKETPKTFGGTPFDGTSYEIDYHFDIAGDALTIIAYVPQGGSIPSLTPLFRNADWHEREMMELYAVSVTDHPDPRRLFLDASVDGAVLERLIPFSTLVNAASTKGLWERLLAGKKGAA
- a CDS encoding 4Fe-4S binding protein, giving the protein MNFLTIFARNLIQGPQTEAFPFGPAFTPDRLRGRIEFKAESCEGCRICERVCPANAIRFAKTSDGMTFDCWHNTCVFCGNCEFYCPTDAIHQTNDWNLAHANADKFEMVEHGLIPNQTCVDCGATALNTAPMVKNAKPPLSPEEYSEVRARCPKCRAKYLKNRKVPA
- a CDS encoding NADH-quinone oxidoreductase subunit B family protein — translated: MGLIPDFKKIATRSPWLYRINAGSCNGCDVEMAVTALIPRYDVERLGCQYCGSPKHADIVLISGPLTVRVKDAVLRLYEEIPDPKVTVAVGVCPISGGIFRESYAVLAPIDQYIPIDVNVPGCPPRPQAIIAGVAKAIEIWRERL
- a CDS encoding respiratory chain complex I subunit 1 family protein; its protein translation is MSNQIAILLAVLLFPGGVFALVFGLALKGVDRRVAARLQSRVGPPLLQPFFDIVKLGFKRTMVPAAANQTVFLYTPLVGVVSMLIAAALVPITSVYAPDAAIGNLLVLLYLLMIPGIVLMIAGSASGSPYGAIGFSREMALMIAYEGPLVLIAAAVAIRTGVGMGGWATFSLNDIIAYQQAHGSFLFDPVMWPAVAAFCFFYPANLGIVPFDIPEAETEVLEGPLLEYSGPVLALFKMMSALKKVVVLGLGIALFFPAAPSLLIGGLLVWLIKMAVMMLVGITVVRLSMGRMRIDQAFVFFLKWPLLLAVASLAVVVVV
- a CDS encoding proton-conducting transporter membrane subunit, whose amino-acid sequence is MLSLTQIDPTALAWMGAIFLFFGEVAALMSLPSLTRVVIWSTVAEIGYVLIGVGLGGEAGLTGAYMHFGYQIVMRGLVVAAGWYIIRRTGSSRLDDLAGSGHRMPVASTLFGFGMFSVMGLSPFKGSFSKFLVLYAAIEQGHWAIALVGTAASIVAAYYYLVVIQRVCFEHPARRIELNAAPTIALPIAWALAAVTALISVFPLPFQHVAEALAGAVAGVPEFESPWSLLVLVPYIGAFAVYGLGHVSIRARDIGAVILAIATLALVVFDTSLDPASRVFALVFAVISAVMIIYSIGYMARAEWTNRYYFFAFLMIGSLLGLTTAHEMGNFYVYWELMTWTSYFLVIHEQNQKSLRAGLIYFMMCASGAYLMHFGILLTHAQIGSFEFAALAEKAGTISPLAGLVIALCFFAGFAVKAGIWPVHSWLPIAHPAAPSSISGPLSGILTKAGVFGIVKVLFIVIGVPALSTFTGWGLSLKVVLISLGLITLLYGEIRALFETEIKRMLAFSTLAQVGEIVAVLGIGTALATDASLLHVTNHAVMKTLLFFAAGAFIMQTGRRNIADLAGIGRVMPFTAGCYALATVSIMGLPPFSGFVSKFLMVYAAADAGHYEVAVGLLVGGIIAVVYYLRVVGMLFFHPWKGEAGVKEAPLPMLIAVGVLAAAIIFGGFVPSFQLNLVGAVGAEVAARSGLAAAVLPSLIMSWTLPATIAFFGAVVVWLVGRKSVQQAGWLAVAVLVAAFFAVIFTAPAYDTLSFWFAVLIAGVGALNMLHATAYLAHNHAQPRFFAAFGIMIAGLLGMTAAKDIFTFFGFWELMSSWALWAAIVHEENDEARKEGFKYFFFNTIGASFMFLGVAVLAAHAGTFDLVGIGQKALDMPLATLALGIIPVFIGLVMKAAMLPVRIDVQMHPALAPTPVSGYISAVLLKSGPWGVLKLFSLFGGSAVFLRLGGEIGGVPALIDIIAIIAGITVVYAGAMAVVQNGIKLLLIYSTVSQLGYVLMALCLGTSLGVAGGLFHFVNHMFLKDTLFLVAGAVMVKSHASQLDELGGLGRKMPITFGFFLFAGLSLAGVPPLNGFSSKWMIFSAAFESGHWALATGAMVSSLFTLAAVLKFAHAAFMGAPTQKALAAEEAPLSMLLPMGVLVAASVLLGFFPGLALVPIAKMQAELGLTPIDASLFGPLPGAGGWSPFALSLLVLIVAAVFIPWMRLAHRGIQKSGLHFAGATPNDFLPEAGGRVGTANLFESPTAAIRGLLVAKPTKAKEQH
- the hypA gene encoding hydrogenase maturation nickel metallochaperone HypA, producing the protein MHETAVVEGLMRILTEHGKQNGVDRVVAVKLKIGRLRGIDSRQIRLAFEIFAEGTLAEGARLDIDDVAVTAKCRTCGTVFEVEKYHFVCSGCGGSDADVLTGRELYIESFEAAKT
- the hypB gene encoding hydrogenase nickel incorporation protein HypB: MCSDCGCGNKAATTTIPVVENLLSENDRIASHVREHLNAHGVLSINLMSSPGSGKTQLLEATIAALPKNIRIAVIEGDLETENDADRIRRHGVPAVQITTGVTCHLDAVMIHDALHVLDLDNIDVLFVENVGNLVCPADFDVGQHHDVVLLSVTEGDDKPDKYPVIFRKAELVLITKTDLLPAIEEFSTERARAAIGRVHGPGPVLEVSAKKGDGLNAWTQWIVDRLAERRQATGHS
- a CDS encoding Crp/Fnr family transcriptional regulator — protein: MQTDNPLIAIVERLLKDGHGRLLSQRSMRAGHIVYSGDEAADGDLLIVRSGRLRCFTSFEGKELTLYMLEAGDAIYLNSGTMLEVRTAADIVLASPAAFRQLALAETELALAVLPALDRLAQKSVRMIEDIAFHGVKHRLIRALCDTADRIGRTADEGIVIDQLPNAEDFAMQIGATRQSVSTVIAELVRSGILYRFGGGSMVISDLGRLRRELADVR
- a CDS encoding NnrS family protein — its product is MTRPDPFRVAFVLAALTAIRAIGPGIGDIATHQNELIFGFFSIQLFGFLTVALPRWIGKPITPMPVLWAVLAAHTVAFFWGCVDLETGGVLRALATLSGVVLLLSTTPPGKTAETLPILALAALHAVIGIAAFLHSWPEATMAGLAVIVLICIEVSNRIGIAVLAVARERAGYPKLAPVPALIALPQRAFTILALALWGLGWNAGWPALAAFLFGMAWFVHIEPWRIKPYAGCVILAVGLLWKRLAFLLLALMDLGVADISPFAVIHAFAVGGLATLAIGIATSIVRKKDKRSLMPSLLADVIYVAIAGAAIARVGAALDFALYETLIPLARWSWAVAFLGYILFTLRGAIWSPPTTKV